The following are from one region of the Novosphingobium humi genome:
- a CDS encoding SDR family NAD(P)-dependent oxidoreductase — MQDFNGQLAFITGGASGAGLGQALVFGRAGAKIVIADLRADAIETALAQLRGEGITAHGIVLDITDRAAYARAADEVEQVFGAAPTMLFNTAGVNSFGPVEKTTYADFDWLIGVNLGGVINGMVTFVPRMIASGRPGHIVTTSSLGGLSGSALAAPYSAAKAAVINLMEGYAQGLAKHNIGVSVICPANIKSNIAEASKLRPAGLGPSGYREDEATIQSLHSIHRHGMDPVELAEWTKKGVEKGDLYIIPYPEAKEQIRAHFDRIVDAVLPMEADPEGAKARTAALMDWAQNGAKVFAKTAG; from the coding sequence ATGCAGGATTTCAACGGGCAACTGGCCTTTATCACCGGTGGCGCCTCGGGCGCGGGGCTGGGGCAGGCGCTGGTGTTCGGTCGGGCAGGGGCGAAAATCGTGATCGCCGATCTGCGTGCCGATGCGATTGAAACGGCGCTGGCCCAATTGCGCGGCGAAGGCATCACCGCCCATGGCATCGTGCTGGATATCACCGACCGGGCCGCCTATGCCCGCGCCGCAGACGAGGTTGAGCAGGTCTTTGGCGCGGCCCCCACGATGCTGTTCAACACGGCGGGCGTGAACAGCTTTGGCCCGGTGGAAAAGACCACCTATGCCGATTTCGACTGGCTGATCGGGGTGAACCTTGGCGGGGTCATCAATGGCATGGTGACATTCGTGCCGCGCATGATCGCAAGCGGCAGGCCAGGCCATATCGTCACCACCTCGTCCCTTGGCGGCCTTTCGGGCAGCGCGCTGGCCGCGCCCTATTCGGCGGCCAAGGCGGCGGTCATCAATCTGATGGAAGGCTATGCGCAGGGGCTGGCCAAGCACAATATCGGCGTGTCGGTAATCTGCCCCGCCAATATCAAGAGCAACATTGCCGAGGCCAGCAAGCTGCGCCCGGCCGGCCTTGGCCCCTCGGGATACCGCGAGGATGAGGCGACGATCCAGTCGCTCCATTCGATCCACCGCCACGGGATGGACCCGGTCGAACTGGCCGAATGGACCAAAAAGGGGGTCGAGAAGGGCGACCTCTACATCATCCCTTATCCCGAAGCCAAGGAGCAGATCCGCGCCCATTTTGACCGTATCGTCGATGCCGTTCTGCCGATGGAGGCCGATCCCGAAGGCGCCAAGGCCCGCACCGCCGCGCTGATGGACTGGGCGCAAAATGGCGCGAAGGTTTTTGCGAAAACCGCCGGGTAA
- a CDS encoding CorA family divalent cation transporter, which translates to MSAPDVKTPERAPAWSQPGNGLLWGKDFHTTGPRDIAIDTPRADGVFRWLHMSLADNGARQWIERADFLPQNVREAMLAPDTHQSSFVEGETLSCVFQDLQRDFEIRYTDRAGTVHVAITPDMIITARMHPLGFADVLRDRFAEKLFIDSPQRALDVLVSAIVANQAALVTQLSARVQKAEDAVLAGKAPPSARDLLELRRRLSIIHRIMDGTKRVLMRLEEDGDLDAALHPTVEKLTQRAQGLDEDVTAAQGQVRMLREELELAANQRINRNLYILSVMTVLLMPATLVTGFFGMNTGALPFAHGSGTWVAGGVALLASLATYLYLHWRGFFR; encoded by the coding sequence ATGTCTGCGCCGGATGTGAAAACGCCCGAACGCGCGCCTGCATGGAGCCAGCCCGGCAACGGCCTGCTGTGGGGCAAGGATTTCCATACCACCGGCCCGCGCGACATTGCCATCGACACGCCGCGCGCCGACGGCGTCTTTCGCTGGCTGCATATGAGTCTGGCCGACAATGGCGCGCGGCAATGGATCGAGCGCGCCGATTTCCTGCCCCAGAATGTGCGCGAGGCGATGCTGGCCCCCGACACGCACCAAAGCAGTTTCGTCGAGGGCGAGACGCTCTCCTGCGTGTTTCAGGATCTCCAGCGCGATTTCGAGATCCGCTATACCGACCGCGCCGGAACGGTCCATGTGGCGATTACGCCCGACATGATCATCACCGCACGGATGCATCCGCTGGGCTTTGCCGATGTGCTGCGCGATCGCTTTGCCGAAAAACTGTTCATCGACAGCCCCCAGCGCGCGCTCGATGTGCTGGTGTCTGCCATTGTCGCCAATCAGGCCGCGCTGGTCACGCAATTGTCGGCCCGCGTGCAAAAGGCCGAGGATGCCGTGCTGGCGGGCAAGGCCCCGCCCTCGGCGCGCGATCTGCTGGAATTGCGGCGGCGACTTTCGATCATCCACCGCATTATGGACGGCACCAAGCGGGTGCTGATGCGGCTGGAGGAGGACGGTGATCTGGACGCCGCGCTCCACCCCACGGTGGAAAAGCTGACCCAGCGCGCGCAGGGGCTGGACGAGGATGTGACCGCCGCGCAAGGACAGGTGCGGATGCTGCGCGAGGAACTGGAGCTGGCCGCCAATCAGCGGATCAACCGCAACCTCTATATCCTCTCGGTGATGACAGTGCTGCTGATGCCCGCCACGCTGGTCACGGGCTTTTTCGGCATGAACACCGGCGCCCTGCCCTTTGCCCATGGTTCGGGCACATGGGTGGCGGGAGGCGTCGCCTTGCTGGCCTCGCTCGCCACCTATCTGTATCTGCACTGGCGCGGTTTTTTCCGTTAA
- a CDS encoding TetR/AcrR family transcriptional regulator, with protein sequence MCSATTPSRKTGAEAPSAPLSAERIVGEAIALMQEQGLDAVSLRRLAGRLGVQAMSIYWHIPNKEELLRRMSQRLYALAMADMPVCETWQDWARAYGRALWAMYHSARDAARLTFSLGYVEEDFRNFRQYLAQRLQPLGLSAAEAVQLHSAIQALVIGWAGFDNTYGEAMGKLTPIEPAVMDSLEALIVGSECLRRM encoded by the coding sequence ATGTGCAGCGCGACCACCCCTTCCCGGAAAACCGGCGCAGAAGCGCCCAGCGCCCCGCTGAGCGCCGAACGCATCGTGGGCGAGGCCATCGCGCTGATGCAGGAACAGGGCCTTGACGCCGTCTCGCTGCGCCGCCTTGCCGGGCGGCTGGGGGTGCAGGCCATGTCGATCTATTGGCATATCCCGAACAAGGAGGAACTGCTGCGCCGGATGAGCCAGCGGCTCTATGCCTTGGCCATGGCCGATATGCCCGTGTGCGAGACATGGCAGGATTGGGCCCGTGCCTATGGCCGCGCACTTTGGGCCATGTATCACAGCGCGCGCGATGCCGCGCGGCTGACCTTCTCGCTCGGCTATGTCGAGGAGGATTTCCGCAATTTCCGCCAATATCTGGCCCAGCGCCTGCAACCTCTGGGGCTGAGCGCGGCCGAGGCGGTGCAATTGCATTCGGCCATTCAGGCGCTGGTGATCGGCTGGGCCGGTTTCGACAACACCTATGGCGAGGCGATGGGCAAGCTGACCCCGATCGAACCGGCGGTGATGGACAGTCTGGAAGCACTGATCGTGGGCTCGGAATGTCTGCGCCGGATGTGA
- a CDS encoding TonB-dependent receptor — MGRITLCASMMRTSLSLAAVSLALATTPALAAEAPAAAPAADAEAPASVDDGGETIVVNAKTTRSATAIPAAEMQKILPGISPLKAIQSLPGVLYVTADPWGNNEQNAQMFVHGFSAQQLGYTMDGVPLGDQNYGNYNGLSPSRALISENTGRTVVATGAGELGVASISNLGGAVEITSRDPSNERGLEMNHTAGSYGTARTFVRVDSGEFGNGNKLFLSGSRQRARAWDFAGVQGGYQANGKFIHEDSHGKLTAYFAYSDKIEPNEDATTIYTNPTNAVQAYAPYTRPFTYPSLSAALNYLDAGGAVPAVAANNYRNYYSDAQRTDYLGYIKYDVNLSKAVKWSNQFYIHHNDGVGVVAGPITVAGLPSLFAKYFPGQDLKTVFGGSGYAIRTTEYMIHREGIISNLNIDAGDHQIEAGVWFHHNESSAYRRWYPMNVNTPDAYSPYIRPSGYLITQYAVEMRTDNLQLHIQDAWRVNSRLNVEAGIKTSAQFANGLFTVQEINTPRPSGRINSTNWFLPSLGANYDLNGSEKVYFNIQKNLRQFQAYGAGGSADPWSTGSQAAFDYIKSNVRPETAWVYEVGLRSHRNFTGLLSSIDAQINYYHVDFSNRLLALSTSGTINTINPSTTALFNVGGVSTNGVDAAITLGFGQHVKLYNALSYNSSKYSSDYSTLTGAATGTQIGGYATVAGVVPTGGKQIPGSPNWMNKTMLTVNYAGAEVQLIGDYIGRRYATYTNDASIPSLFLASARIAYQLPAALVHAKKAELSLNVTNLFDKKGWLQVSSFNNAGSYAAYPVAPRQFFVTLAVGL, encoded by the coding sequence ATGGGTCGAATCACTTTGTGCGCCAGCATGATGCGCACCAGCCTGTCGCTGGCCGCTGTTTCGCTGGCTCTTGCCACCACGCCCGCTCTGGCCGCTGAGGCGCCTGCTGCGGCGCCTGCTGCCGATGCCGAAGCGCCCGCCTCTGTTGACGATGGGGGCGAAACTATCGTCGTCAACGCCAAGACCACCCGTTCGGCCACGGCCATTCCGGCGGCCGAAATGCAGAAGATCCTGCCCGGTATCTCACCCTTGAAGGCGATCCAGAGCCTGCCCGGCGTGCTCTATGTGACGGCTGACCCGTGGGGCAACAACGAGCAGAACGCGCAGATGTTCGTCCACGGTTTCTCGGCCCAGCAATTGGGCTATACGATGGACGGCGTGCCGCTGGGCGACCAGAACTATGGCAATTACAACGGCCTTTCACCCAGCCGCGCGCTGATTTCGGAAAACACCGGGCGCACCGTGGTGGCCACGGGCGCTGGCGAACTGGGCGTGGCCTCGATCAGCAACCTTGGCGGCGCGGTGGAAATCACCAGCCGCGATCCCTCGAACGAACGCGGGCTGGAAATGAACCACACCGCCGGTTCCTATGGCACGGCGCGCACCTTTGTCCGCGTGGATTCGGGCGAGTTCGGCAATGGCAACAAGCTCTTCCTCTCGGGCAGCCGCCAGCGCGCCCGCGCGTGGGACTTTGCAGGCGTTCAGGGCGGCTATCAGGCCAATGGCAAATTCATCCATGAAGACAGCCACGGCAAGTTGACCGCCTATTTCGCCTATTCGGACAAGATCGAGCCGAATGAGGATGCCACCACCATCTATACCAACCCCACCAATGCGGTGCAGGCCTATGCGCCCTATACGCGCCCCTTTACCTATCCCAGCCTGAGCGCGGCGCTGAACTATCTGGATGCCGGCGGTGCTGTGCCTGCGGTGGCGGCCAACAATTACCGCAACTATTATTCGGATGCCCAGCGCACCGACTATCTGGGTTATATCAAATATGACGTGAACCTGTCGAAGGCCGTCAAGTGGTCCAACCAGTTCTATATCCACCACAATGATGGCGTGGGCGTCGTGGCCGGGCCGATCACGGTGGCGGGCCTGCCTTCGCTCTTTGCCAAATATTTCCCCGGTCAGGATCTGAAAACCGTGTTTGGCGGGTCGGGCTATGCCATCCGCACCACCGAATATATGATCCACCGCGAAGGCATCATCAGCAACCTGAATATTGACGCGGGCGATCACCAGATCGAGGCGGGCGTTTGGTTCCACCACAATGAATCCTCGGCCTATCGCCGCTGGTATCCGATGAATGTGAACACGCCGGACGCCTACAGCCCCTATATCCGTCCCTCGGGCTATCTGATCACGCAATATGCGGTGGAAATGCGCACCGACAATCTGCAATTGCACATTCAGGACGCATGGCGCGTCAACAGCCGGTTGAACGTGGAAGCCGGTATCAAGACCAGCGCCCAATTCGCCAACGGCCTGTTCACGGTGCAGGAAATCAACACTCCGCGCCCCAGCGGCCGTATCAATTCGACCAACTGGTTCCTGCCCTCGCTGGGCGCGAATTACGATCTGAACGGGTCGGAAAAGGTCTATTTCAACATCCAGAAGAACCTGCGCCAGTTCCAGGCCTATGGTGCGGGCGGCTCGGCCGATCCGTGGAGCACGGGCAGCCAGGCGGCGTTTGATTACATCAAGTCGAACGTCCGCCCCGAAACCGCATGGGTCTATGAAGTGGGCCTGCGCAGCCACCGCAACTTCACCGGCCTGCTCAGCAGCATCGACGCGCAGATCAACTATTACCACGTCGATTTCAGCAACCGCCTGCTGGCGCTCTCCACCTCGGGCACGATCAACACGATCAACCCCTCGACCACCGCGCTCTTCAACGTGGGCGGCGTGAGCACCAATGGCGTGGACGCGGCGATCACGCTGGGCTTTGGCCAGCATGTGAAGCTGTACAATGCCTTGAGCTACAACAGTTCGAAATATTCCAGCGACTATTCAACCCTGACGGGCGCCGCCACCGGCACCCAGATCGGCGGCTATGCCACGGTCGCGGGCGTGGTGCCCACGGGCGGCAAGCAGATCCCCGGCTCGCCCAACTGGATGAACAAGACCATGCTGACGGTGAATTACGCCGGGGCCGAGGTGCAACTGATCGGCGACTATATCGGCCGCCGCTATGCCACCTATACCAATGACGCCTCGATCCCCAGCCTGTTCCTGGCCTCGGCGCGCATTGCTTATCAGTTGCCCGCCGCTCTGGTGCATGCCAAGAAAGCCGAGCTGAGCCTGAATGTCACCAACCTGTTCGACAAGAAGGGCTGGCTGCAGGTGTCGAGCTTCAACAATGCTGGCAGCTATGCCGCCTATCCGGTGGCCCCGCGTCAGTTCTTTGTCACTCTGGCGGTGGGTCTCTGA
- a CDS encoding glycerophosphodiester phosphodiesterase gives MRNPLSRRKVLSQGLVAATAVAGGRSIAFAAPVGGSVSMRARPARPILLAHRGSSALRPEHTLGAYARAIADGADFIEPDLCCTKDGVLVARHENNIAETTDVASHPEFAARRVEKVVDGEKLTGWFTEDFTLAELKTLRAKERLGAVRPESQSYDGQFQIVSLEEIADFVAAESAARGRVIGLIPEVKHSTYFAGIGLPIEPRLIERLNASAYLKKAPVVIQSFEVANLKALRRELTGRANIQLMQLVGDPRQSPADFEATGDKRRWADLLTPQGLAEIATYADWLAPATRMLIPLEADGRLGKPTGLVEAARRAGLLVGTWTFRPENRFLAADFRNGEGENARNPAGSVAEIRRYLALGLDGFFTDDPALGFEARGQ, from the coding sequence ATGCGTAATCCGCTCTCTCGTCGCAAGGTTCTGTCGCAAGGTCTGGTCGCGGCGACAGCCGTGGCGGGGGGGCGGAGCATCGCTTTTGCCGCGCCTGTGGGGGGCAGCGTTTCCATGCGCGCCCGCCCGGCGCGGCCTATCCTGCTGGCGCATCGCGGGTCATCGGCGCTGCGGCCTGAACATACGCTGGGCGCCTATGCCCGCGCGATTGCCGATGGGGCCGATTTTATCGAGCCCGATCTGTGCTGCACCAAGGACGGCGTGCTGGTGGCGCGCCATGAGAACAATATTGCCGAGACGACCGATGTCGCTTCGCATCCCGAATTTGCCGCGCGCCGGGTGGAGAAGGTCGTCGATGGTGAAAAGCTGACCGGCTGGTTCACCGAGGATTTCACGCTGGCCGAACTGAAGACGCTGCGGGCCAAGGAGCGCCTCGGCGCGGTGCGGCCCGAGAGCCAGAGCTATGATGGCCAGTTCCAGATCGTCAGCCTTGAGGAGATCGCCGATTTCGTAGCGGCCGAATCGGCGGCGCGCGGTCGGGTGATCGGCCTGATCCCTGAGGTCAAGCATTCGACCTATTTTGCCGGGATCGGTTTGCCGATTGAACCGCGCCTGATCGAACGCCTGAACGCCAGCGCCTATTTGAAAAAGGCGCCGGTGGTGATCCAGAGTTTCGAGGTGGCCAATCTGAAGGCGCTGCGCCGCGAGCTTACGGGGCGCGCGAATATACAGCTGATGCAACTGGTGGGCGATCCGCGCCAGAGCCCGGCCGATTTCGAAGCGACGGGCGACAAAAGGCGCTGGGCCGATCTGCTGACGCCGCAGGGTTTGGCGGAAATCGCCACCTATGCCGACTGGCTGGCGCCGGCAACGCGGATGCTGATCCCGCTGGAGGCCGACGGGCGGCTGGGCAAGCCGACCGGGCTGGTCGAGGCGGCACGGCGCGCGGGGCTCTTGGTGGGCACATGGACCTTCCGCCCGGAAAACCGATTCCTCGCCGCTGATTTCCGCAATGGCGAAGGCGAAAATGCCCGCAATCCGGCGGGCAGCGTGGCCGAAATACGGCGCTATCTGGCGCTGGGGCTGGACGGGTTTTTCACCGATGATCCGGCACTGGGCTTTGAAGCGCGGGGCCAATAA